One Neodiprion pinetum isolate iyNeoPine1 chromosome 1, iyNeoPine1.2, whole genome shotgun sequence genomic window carries:
- the LOC124215644 gene encoding protein suppressor of hairy wing isoform X3, protein MDLNPNLPILHGLKTPVVKLERCDNIWKTLQLIRRMQDTHLEDIQDWIKREPVTPDEILCNKTPMTFIPDKTLSLNLIGEPHLPKPYIEYHPILNNGNKSLPQFQLAEKSRVNLYHCEVCSKEFCNYKNFSDHQEEVHNITLPKKATTKKDKFSNNFNKIVALKQRSDSEDSSNDPLNKKFISDENSDLQTVVKILPPTTGSTKCKLCNRSYKNIRKHTIQYHKVKSVGILDTVSDQNSNEPVGSILELERLNSVTLESGSKTVDEAIPVSRQNRYCTNQNNRNISKRKLNMPSNQVHKKMRSMSPREEQLNSENPKNLLSCEICGRKNLHNIGLCKHKDKHKISNEIELQSNVRQTHKSIDFEPRCKLNSETSATAVTVQDDDSNAKQNIPRTRSSIIKERSAFIEMVQNPIVATLEQDAERYSEKQCLCGRSFRNAYILFTHKSTCKFLNSPNSVRPLETRSASDRDSGISITIKKKNNSYEIVSKEGSDEVLFRNNHDAAEFEICDETSDSSSNSSDSSEFDDPIESLVPENSKYSENHCIIKLKVVEEDMDVEIEDLCDADRSSTVIENGTSKIFGQNKRQVLSLRDLCKEFLFQKGVMPKGATTHKCQNCKIFLGSREKLSKHIEKHKKMVKRSCTCGIKFSGIKALDAHIASVHPKCIECPYCKEKLNSIAAVDDHVCIIDQGEPYTEDFNENHPCPNCNIVFNNVTWLDSHMRSKHLDPNFPFQCYQCLEKFPNEMARSIHAHKKHNRGMACSICNEKIQSHRTKQKHEAYHRGVGFPCHTCKKTYRSKANQLNHLRTVHSDFSNNKLQCSICQKSIKTKSFRKHMLRHSSVLQCELCDKVFYDYRTLERHIMDRHSNENYPRKKCNVCGVSFPTEEQLEAHVTVEKSVKTNHRKNM, encoded by the coding sequence ATGGATTTGAATCCAAACCTGCCAATTCTTCACGGATTGAAAACTCCTGTTGTCAAACTGGAGAGATGCGACAATATATGGAAGACACTACAGCTAATACGAAGAATGCAAGATACACACCTTGAAGATATTCAGGATTGGATAAAGAGAGAACCTGTAACCCCTGATGAAATACTTTGCAACAAAACACCCATGACATTCATACCTGATAAAACCCTGTCATTAAACCTTATTGGTGAACCACATTTACCAAAACCTTACATTGAGTATCATCCAATTCTCAATAATGGTAACAAGTCTTTGCCACAATTTCAATTAGCTGAAAAAAGTCGTGTTAATTTATACCACTGCGAAGTTTGCAGCAAAGAATTCtgcaattacaaaaatttttcagaccATCAAGAAGAAGTGCATAATATTACGTTACCTAAGAAAGCCACaacaaagaaagataaattttcaaataatttcaataaaattgttGCTTTAAAACAGAGATCTGATTCTGAGGACAGTAGTAACGACccattgaacaaaaaatttatatctgaTGAAAACAGCGACCTCCAAACTGTCGTCAAGATTTTACCACCAACAACTGGTAGCACTAAGTGTAAATTGTGTAACAGATCttacaaaaatattagaaaacatacaatacaatacCATAAAGTTAAATCTGTAGGTATATTGGATACCGTCTCTGACCAGAATTCGAATGAGCCAGTTGGGTCCATTTTAGAACTTGAACGATTGAATTCTGTTACGCTGGAGAGTGGATCGAAAACAGTGGATGAAGCAATACCTGTATCACGACAGAATAGATATTGTACCAATcaaaataatagaaatataTCTAAACGTAAACTAAATATGCCCAGTAACCAAGTACACAAAAAGATGCGTAGCATGAGCCCGCGTGAAGAACAACTTAATTCAGAAAACCCAAAAAATCTCTTGTCATGTGAGATTTGCGGTAGGAAGAACCTACATAATATAGGTCTCTGTAAACACAAGGATAAGCACAAAATCAGTAATGAAATTGAACTTCAATCCAATGTAAGGCAAACCCACAAGTCAATTGACTTCGAACCAAGATGCAAACTAAATTCAGAAACTTCAGCAACTGCCGTTACAGTACAAGATGACGATAGTAATGCTAAGCAAAACATTCCAAGGACAAGATCAAGTATCATCAAAGAACGTAGTGCTTTTATTGAAATGGTGCAAAATCCAATTGTTGCAACACTTGAACAAGATGCTGAAAGATATTCAGAAAAACAATGTTTGTGCGGTAGATCTTTCCGTAACGCATATATTCTTTTTACTCACAAATCTACCTGCAAGTTCTTAAACAGTCCTAATAGTGTTAGACCTTTGGAAACACGATCAGCAAGCGACAGGGACTCAGGTATCAGCATAACAattaagaaaaagaataattcttATGAAATAGTTAGCAAAGAAGGTAGTGATGAAGTGTTATTCAGAAATAATCATGATGCTGCAGAATTTGAAATATGTGATGAGACCTCAGATTCATCATCAAACAGTTCAGACAGTAGTGAATTTGACGATCCAATTGAAAGCCTTGTTCCAGAAAATTCGAAGTACAGTGAAAACCATTGTATCATCAAGTTGAAAGTGGTTGAAGAAGATATGGATGTCGAAATTGAGGATTTGTGTGATGCAGATCGTAGTAGTACAGTAATAGAAAATGGTACAAGTAAGATTTTTGGCCAGAATAAACGACAAGTTCTGTCACTGAGAGATTTGTGCAAAGAGTTCCTGTTTCAAAAAGGTGTAATGCCCAAAGGCGCGACAACTCACAAGTgtcaaaattgcaaaatattccTTGGTAGCAGAGAAAAGTTGTCAAAGCACATTGAAAAGCATAAAAAAATGGTGAAGAGGTCGTGTACGTGTGGTATTAAATTTTCTGGTATAAAAGCATTGGACGCTCATATAGCATCGGTGCATCCAAAGTGTATTGAGTGTCCATATTGTAAGGAAAAGTTGAATAGTATTGCTGCTGTAGATGATCACGTTTGCATAATTGACCAGGGAGAACCATACACAGAAGATTTTAACGAAAATCATCCTTGCCCCAACTGTaatattgttttcaataatgtGACATGGTTGGACAGCCATATGAGATCCAAACACTTGGACCCAAATTTTCCATTCCAGTGCTATCAATGCCTAGAGAAATTTCCTAACGAAATGGCGAGGAGTATACATGCGCACAAGAAACACAATCGCGGGATGGCATGCTCAATTTGCAACGAAAAGATTCAGAGTCATAGAACGAAACAAAAACACGAAGCCTATCATCGTGGAGTTGGATTTCCATGTCATACATGTAAGAAAACGTATCGCTCAAAAGCGAATCAATTGAATCATCTTCGAACTGTTCACAGTGACTTTAGTAACAATAAATTGCAGTGCTCTATTTGTCAAAAAAgcataaaaacaaaatcgttTAGAAAGCATATGCTCAGGCACAGTAGTGTATTACAATGCGAGTTGTGTGACAAGGTGTTCTATGACTATAGAACCTTAGAAAGACACATTATGGACCGTCACAGTAACGAAAATTATCCACGTAAAAAGTGTAATGTATGTGGTGTGTCATTTCCAACTGAAGAACAGTTGGAGGCACATGTTACGGTTGAAAAATCTGTGAAAACTAATCATCGCAAGAACATGTAA
- the RpS24 gene encoding small ribosomal subunit protein eS24 isoform X1 — protein sequence MTEGTATIRTRKFMTNRLLCRKQMVVDVLHPGQPSVRKTEIREKLAKMYKVTPDVVFVFGFQTNFGGGKTTGFGLIYDTLDFAKKFEPKHRLARHGLYEKHKQTRKQRKERKNRMKKVRGTKKSKVGAAAKKAKK from the exons ATG ACTGAAGGCACTGCTACGATCAGGACCCGAAAGTTTATGACCAATCGGCTATTATGCCGGAAACAAATG GTCGTGGATGTGTTGCATCCCGGACAACCGTCGGTACGCAAAACAGAGATCCGTGAGAAACTGGCCAAGATGTACAAAGTGACCCCAGATGTAGTCTTTGTTTTTGGATTCCAAACTAATTTTGGAGGTGGAAAAACCACAGGTTTTGGTCTTATCTACGATACTTTGGACTTTGCCAAAAAGTTTGAGCCTAAACACAGGTTGGCCAGGCATGGTCTTTATGAAAAGCATAAGCAAACGAGAAAGCAGCGCAAGGAACGCAAGAACAGAATGAAGAAGGTACGAGGTACCAAGAAGAGCAAGGTTGGAGCTGCAGCCAAGAAg GCAAAGAAGTAG
- the LOC124215644 gene encoding protein suppressor of hairy wing isoform X2 has translation MQDKIMDLNPNLPILHGLKTPVVKLERCDNIWKTLQLIRRMQDTHLEDIQDWIKREPVTPDEILCNKTPMTFIPDKTLSLNLIGEPHLPKPYIEYHPILNNGNKSLPQFQLAEKSRVNLYHCEVCSKEFCNYKNFSDHQEEVHNITLPKKATTKKDKFSNNFNKIVALKQRSDSEDSSNDPLNKKFISDENSDLQTVVKILPPTTGSTKCKLCNRSYKNIRKHTIQYHKVKSVGILDTVSDQNSNEPVGSILELERLNSVTLESGSKTVDEAIPVSRQNRYCTNQNNRNISKRKLNMPSNQVHKKMRSMSPREEQLNSENPKNLLSCEICGRKNLHNIGLCKHKDKHKISNEIELQSNVRQTHKSIDFEPRCKLNSETSATAVTVQDDDSNAKQNIPRTRSSIIKERSAFIEMVQNPIVATLEQDAERYSEKQCLCGRSFRNAYILFTHKSTCKFLNSPNSVRPLETRSASDRDSGISITIKKKNNSYEIVSKEGSDEVLFRNNHDAAEFEICDETSDSSSNSSDSSEFDDPIESLVPENSKYSENHCIIKLKVVEEDMDVEIEDLCDADRSSTVIENGTSKIFGQNKRQVLSLRDLCKEFLFQKGVMPKGATTHKCQNCKIFLGSREKLSKHIEKHKKMVKRSCTCGIKFSGIKALDAHIASVHPKCIECPYCKEKLNSIAAVDDHVCIIDQGEPYTEDFNENHPCPNCNIVFNNVTWLDSHMRSKHLDPNFPFQCYQCLEKFPNEMARSIHAHKKHNRGMACSICNEKIQSHRTKQKHEAYHRGVGFPCHTCKKTYRSKANQLNHLRTVHSDFSNNKLQCSICQKSIKTKSFRKHMLRHSSVLQCELCDKVFYDYRTLERHIMDRHSNENYPRKKCNVCGVSFPTEEQLEAHVTVEKSVKTNHRKNM, from the exons ATGCAG GACAAAATAATGGATTTGAATCCAAACCTGCCAATTCTTCACGGATTGAAAACTCCTGTTGTCAAACTGGAGAGATGCGACAATATATGGAAGACACTACAGCTAATACGAAGAATGCAAGATACACACCTTGAAGATATTCAGGATTGGATAAAGAGAGAACCTGTAACCCCTGATGAAATACTTTGCAACAAAACACCCATGACATTCATACCTGATAAAACCCTGTCATTAAACCTTATTGGTGAACCACATTTACCAAAACCTTACATTGAGTATCATCCAATTCTCAATAATGGTAACAAGTCTTTGCCACAATTTCAATTAGCTGAAAAAAGTCGTGTTAATTTATACCACTGCGAAGTTTGCAGCAAAGAATTCtgcaattacaaaaatttttcagaccATCAAGAAGAAGTGCATAATATTACGTTACCTAAGAAAGCCACaacaaagaaagataaattttcaaataatttcaataaaattgttGCTTTAAAACAGAGATCTGATTCTGAGGACAGTAGTAACGACccattgaacaaaaaatttatatctgaTGAAAACAGCGACCTCCAAACTGTCGTCAAGATTTTACCACCAACAACTGGTAGCACTAAGTGTAAATTGTGTAACAGATCttacaaaaatattagaaaacatacaatacaatacCATAAAGTTAAATCTGTAGGTATATTGGATACCGTCTCTGACCAGAATTCGAATGAGCCAGTTGGGTCCATTTTAGAACTTGAACGATTGAATTCTGTTACGCTGGAGAGTGGATCGAAAACAGTGGATGAAGCAATACCTGTATCACGACAGAATAGATATTGTACCAATcaaaataatagaaatataTCTAAACGTAAACTAAATATGCCCAGTAACCAAGTACACAAAAAGATGCGTAGCATGAGCCCGCGTGAAGAACAACTTAATTCAGAAAACCCAAAAAATCTCTTGTCATGTGAGATTTGCGGTAGGAAGAACCTACATAATATAGGTCTCTGTAAACACAAGGATAAGCACAAAATCAGTAATGAAATTGAACTTCAATCCAATGTAAGGCAAACCCACAAGTCAATTGACTTCGAACCAAGATGCAAACTAAATTCAGAAACTTCAGCAACTGCCGTTACAGTACAAGATGACGATAGTAATGCTAAGCAAAACATTCCAAGGACAAGATCAAGTATCATCAAAGAACGTAGTGCTTTTATTGAAATGGTGCAAAATCCAATTGTTGCAACACTTGAACAAGATGCTGAAAGATATTCAGAAAAACAATGTTTGTGCGGTAGATCTTTCCGTAACGCATATATTCTTTTTACTCACAAATCTACCTGCAAGTTCTTAAACAGTCCTAATAGTGTTAGACCTTTGGAAACACGATCAGCAAGCGACAGGGACTCAGGTATCAGCATAACAattaagaaaaagaataattcttATGAAATAGTTAGCAAAGAAGGTAGTGATGAAGTGTTATTCAGAAATAATCATGATGCTGCAGAATTTGAAATATGTGATGAGACCTCAGATTCATCATCAAACAGTTCAGACAGTAGTGAATTTGACGATCCAATTGAAAGCCTTGTTCCAGAAAATTCGAAGTACAGTGAAAACCATTGTATCATCAAGTTGAAAGTGGTTGAAGAAGATATGGATGTCGAAATTGAGGATTTGTGTGATGCAGATCGTAGTAGTACAGTAATAGAAAATGGTACAAGTAAGATTTTTGGCCAGAATAAACGACAAGTTCTGTCACTGAGAGATTTGTGCAAAGAGTTCCTGTTTCAAAAAGGTGTAATGCCCAAAGGCGCGACAACTCACAAGTgtcaaaattgcaaaatattccTTGGTAGCAGAGAAAAGTTGTCAAAGCACATTGAAAAGCATAAAAAAATGGTGAAGAGGTCGTGTACGTGTGGTATTAAATTTTCTGGTATAAAAGCATTGGACGCTCATATAGCATCGGTGCATCCAAAGTGTATTGAGTGTCCATATTGTAAGGAAAAGTTGAATAGTATTGCTGCTGTAGATGATCACGTTTGCATAATTGACCAGGGAGAACCATACACAGAAGATTTTAACGAAAATCATCCTTGCCCCAACTGTaatattgttttcaataatgtGACATGGTTGGACAGCCATATGAGATCCAAACACTTGGACCCAAATTTTCCATTCCAGTGCTATCAATGCCTAGAGAAATTTCCTAACGAAATGGCGAGGAGTATACATGCGCACAAGAAACACAATCGCGGGATGGCATGCTCAATTTGCAACGAAAAGATTCAGAGTCATAGAACGAAACAAAAACACGAAGCCTATCATCGTGGAGTTGGATTTCCATGTCATACATGTAAGAAAACGTATCGCTCAAAAGCGAATCAATTGAATCATCTTCGAACTGTTCACAGTGACTTTAGTAACAATAAATTGCAGTGCTCTATTTGTCAAAAAAgcataaaaacaaaatcgttTAGAAAGCATATGCTCAGGCACAGTAGTGTATTACAATGCGAGTTGTGTGACAAGGTGTTCTATGACTATAGAACCTTAGAAAGACACATTATGGACCGTCACAGTAACGAAAATTATCCACGTAAAAAGTGTAATGTATGTGGTGTGTCATTTCCAACTGAAGAACAGTTGGAGGCACATGTTACGGTTGAAAAATCTGTGAAAACTAATCATCGCAAGAACATGTAA
- the RpS24 gene encoding small ribosomal subunit protein eS24 isoform X2 has product MTEGTATIRTRKFMTNRLLCRKQMVVDVLHPGQPSVRKTEIREKLAKMYKVTPDVVFVFGFQTNFGGGKTTGFGLIYDTLDFAKKFEPKHRLARHGLYEKHKQTRKQRKERKNRMKKVRGTKKSKVGAAAKK; this is encoded by the exons ATG ACTGAAGGCACTGCTACGATCAGGACCCGAAAGTTTATGACCAATCGGCTATTATGCCGGAAACAAATG GTCGTGGATGTGTTGCATCCCGGACAACCGTCGGTACGCAAAACAGAGATCCGTGAGAAACTGGCCAAGATGTACAAAGTGACCCCAGATGTAGTCTTTGTTTTTGGATTCCAAACTAATTTTGGAGGTGGAAAAACCACAGGTTTTGGTCTTATCTACGATACTTTGGACTTTGCCAAAAAGTTTGAGCCTAAACACAGGTTGGCCAGGCATGGTCTTTATGAAAAGCATAAGCAAACGAGAAAGCAGCGCAAGGAACGCAAGAACAGAATGAAGAAGGTACGAGGTACCAAGAAGAGCAAGGTTGGAGCTGCAGCCAAGAAg TAA
- the LOC124215644 gene encoding protein suppressor of hairy wing isoform X1 produces MRFFNSSQPRNVLNKTCTFYLWNVHNYISGSLGCHHVSMASLIRKPDKIMDLNPNLPILHGLKTPVVKLERCDNIWKTLQLIRRMQDTHLEDIQDWIKREPVTPDEILCNKTPMTFIPDKTLSLNLIGEPHLPKPYIEYHPILNNGNKSLPQFQLAEKSRVNLYHCEVCSKEFCNYKNFSDHQEEVHNITLPKKATTKKDKFSNNFNKIVALKQRSDSEDSSNDPLNKKFISDENSDLQTVVKILPPTTGSTKCKLCNRSYKNIRKHTIQYHKVKSVGILDTVSDQNSNEPVGSILELERLNSVTLESGSKTVDEAIPVSRQNRYCTNQNNRNISKRKLNMPSNQVHKKMRSMSPREEQLNSENPKNLLSCEICGRKNLHNIGLCKHKDKHKISNEIELQSNVRQTHKSIDFEPRCKLNSETSATAVTVQDDDSNAKQNIPRTRSSIIKERSAFIEMVQNPIVATLEQDAERYSEKQCLCGRSFRNAYILFTHKSTCKFLNSPNSVRPLETRSASDRDSGISITIKKKNNSYEIVSKEGSDEVLFRNNHDAAEFEICDETSDSSSNSSDSSEFDDPIESLVPENSKYSENHCIIKLKVVEEDMDVEIEDLCDADRSSTVIENGTSKIFGQNKRQVLSLRDLCKEFLFQKGVMPKGATTHKCQNCKIFLGSREKLSKHIEKHKKMVKRSCTCGIKFSGIKALDAHIASVHPKCIECPYCKEKLNSIAAVDDHVCIIDQGEPYTEDFNENHPCPNCNIVFNNVTWLDSHMRSKHLDPNFPFQCYQCLEKFPNEMARSIHAHKKHNRGMACSICNEKIQSHRTKQKHEAYHRGVGFPCHTCKKTYRSKANQLNHLRTVHSDFSNNKLQCSICQKSIKTKSFRKHMLRHSSVLQCELCDKVFYDYRTLERHIMDRHSNENYPRKKCNVCGVSFPTEEQLEAHVTVEKSVKTNHRKNM; encoded by the exons atgaGATTTTTCAACTCGTCTCAGCCACGTAATGTGTTAAATAAAACATGTACGTTTTATCTATGGAATGTACATAACTACATCTCTGGATCGTTGGGTTGTCATCATGTTTCAATGGCAAGTTTAATTCGGAAACCG GACAAAATAATGGATTTGAATCCAAACCTGCCAATTCTTCACGGATTGAAAACTCCTGTTGTCAAACTGGAGAGATGCGACAATATATGGAAGACACTACAGCTAATACGAAGAATGCAAGATACACACCTTGAAGATATTCAGGATTGGATAAAGAGAGAACCTGTAACCCCTGATGAAATACTTTGCAACAAAACACCCATGACATTCATACCTGATAAAACCCTGTCATTAAACCTTATTGGTGAACCACATTTACCAAAACCTTACATTGAGTATCATCCAATTCTCAATAATGGTAACAAGTCTTTGCCACAATTTCAATTAGCTGAAAAAAGTCGTGTTAATTTATACCACTGCGAAGTTTGCAGCAAAGAATTCtgcaattacaaaaatttttcagaccATCAAGAAGAAGTGCATAATATTACGTTACCTAAGAAAGCCACaacaaagaaagataaattttcaaataatttcaataaaattgttGCTTTAAAACAGAGATCTGATTCTGAGGACAGTAGTAACGACccattgaacaaaaaatttatatctgaTGAAAACAGCGACCTCCAAACTGTCGTCAAGATTTTACCACCAACAACTGGTAGCACTAAGTGTAAATTGTGTAACAGATCttacaaaaatattagaaaacatacaatacaatacCATAAAGTTAAATCTGTAGGTATATTGGATACCGTCTCTGACCAGAATTCGAATGAGCCAGTTGGGTCCATTTTAGAACTTGAACGATTGAATTCTGTTACGCTGGAGAGTGGATCGAAAACAGTGGATGAAGCAATACCTGTATCACGACAGAATAGATATTGTACCAATcaaaataatagaaatataTCTAAACGTAAACTAAATATGCCCAGTAACCAAGTACACAAAAAGATGCGTAGCATGAGCCCGCGTGAAGAACAACTTAATTCAGAAAACCCAAAAAATCTCTTGTCATGTGAGATTTGCGGTAGGAAGAACCTACATAATATAGGTCTCTGTAAACACAAGGATAAGCACAAAATCAGTAATGAAATTGAACTTCAATCCAATGTAAGGCAAACCCACAAGTCAATTGACTTCGAACCAAGATGCAAACTAAATTCAGAAACTTCAGCAACTGCCGTTACAGTACAAGATGACGATAGTAATGCTAAGCAAAACATTCCAAGGACAAGATCAAGTATCATCAAAGAACGTAGTGCTTTTATTGAAATGGTGCAAAATCCAATTGTTGCAACACTTGAACAAGATGCTGAAAGATATTCAGAAAAACAATGTTTGTGCGGTAGATCTTTCCGTAACGCATATATTCTTTTTACTCACAAATCTACCTGCAAGTTCTTAAACAGTCCTAATAGTGTTAGACCTTTGGAAACACGATCAGCAAGCGACAGGGACTCAGGTATCAGCATAACAattaagaaaaagaataattcttATGAAATAGTTAGCAAAGAAGGTAGTGATGAAGTGTTATTCAGAAATAATCATGATGCTGCAGAATTTGAAATATGTGATGAGACCTCAGATTCATCATCAAACAGTTCAGACAGTAGTGAATTTGACGATCCAATTGAAAGCCTTGTTCCAGAAAATTCGAAGTACAGTGAAAACCATTGTATCATCAAGTTGAAAGTGGTTGAAGAAGATATGGATGTCGAAATTGAGGATTTGTGTGATGCAGATCGTAGTAGTACAGTAATAGAAAATGGTACAAGTAAGATTTTTGGCCAGAATAAACGACAAGTTCTGTCACTGAGAGATTTGTGCAAAGAGTTCCTGTTTCAAAAAGGTGTAATGCCCAAAGGCGCGACAACTCACAAGTgtcaaaattgcaaaatattccTTGGTAGCAGAGAAAAGTTGTCAAAGCACATTGAAAAGCATAAAAAAATGGTGAAGAGGTCGTGTACGTGTGGTATTAAATTTTCTGGTATAAAAGCATTGGACGCTCATATAGCATCGGTGCATCCAAAGTGTATTGAGTGTCCATATTGTAAGGAAAAGTTGAATAGTATTGCTGCTGTAGATGATCACGTTTGCATAATTGACCAGGGAGAACCATACACAGAAGATTTTAACGAAAATCATCCTTGCCCCAACTGTaatattgttttcaataatgtGACATGGTTGGACAGCCATATGAGATCCAAACACTTGGACCCAAATTTTCCATTCCAGTGCTATCAATGCCTAGAGAAATTTCCTAACGAAATGGCGAGGAGTATACATGCGCACAAGAAACACAATCGCGGGATGGCATGCTCAATTTGCAACGAAAAGATTCAGAGTCATAGAACGAAACAAAAACACGAAGCCTATCATCGTGGAGTTGGATTTCCATGTCATACATGTAAGAAAACGTATCGCTCAAAAGCGAATCAATTGAATCATCTTCGAACTGTTCACAGTGACTTTAGTAACAATAAATTGCAGTGCTCTATTTGTCAAAAAAgcataaaaacaaaatcgttTAGAAAGCATATGCTCAGGCACAGTAGTGTATTACAATGCGAGTTGTGTGACAAGGTGTTCTATGACTATAGAACCTTAGAAAGACACATTATGGACCGTCACAGTAACGAAAATTATCCACGTAAAAAGTGTAATGTATGTGGTGTGTCATTTCCAACTGAAGAACAGTTGGAGGCACATGTTACGGTTGAAAAATCTGTGAAAACTAATCATCGCAAGAACATGTAA